A single window of Arcobacter sp. CECT 8983 DNA harbors:
- the rplS gene encoding 50S ribosomal protein L19 produces the protein MKNRYIASFEAAQISEKEIPQFRAGDSVRLGVEIKEGEKKRVQTFEGVVIARQGNGVDATFTVRKIGANSVGVERIFPLYSESLKSFEVTRRGKVRRAKLHYLRGLTGKKAKIKELRK, from the coding sequence ATGAAAAATAGATACATTGCAAGCTTTGAAGCAGCGCAAATTTCGGAAAAAGAAATTCCACAGTTTAGAGCTGGTGATTCAGTAAGACTTGGTGTTGAGATTAAAGAAGGTGAGAAAAAAAGAGTTCAAACTTTCGAAGGTGTTGTAATTGCTAGACAAGGTAACGGTGTTGATGCAACATTTACTGTAAGAAAAATTGGAGCTAACTCTGTTGGTGTTGAGAGAATCTTCCCATTATACTCTGAGTCTTTAAAGTCATTTGAAGTAACAAGAAGAGGTAAAGTAAGAAGAGCTAAGTTACATTATCTTAGAGGACTTACTGGTAAAAAAGCTAAAATTAAAGAACTTAGAAAATAA
- the trmD gene encoding tRNA (guanosine(37)-N1)-methyltransferase TrmD, with amino-acid sequence MKFTFVTLFPNLIEPYFYDSILKRAIESNFISYEFYNPRDFTTNKHLKVDKQMIGGGAGMLMTPQPLFDCLDEIKRKNPNAYIIFPLAAAKPFKQNDAKRLAKKENIVFVSGRYEGIDERVIEKYANEVFSIGEFILTGGELPSLVMADAISRNVNGVLGNADSLVEESYENNLLEAPSFTKPENFQNLSVVKEFLKGNHSKIATLKYNLAMCKTKYFRPSLVKNKKTK; translated from the coding sequence TTGAAATTTACTTTTGTAACTTTGTTTCCTAATTTAATAGAACCATATTTTTATGATTCAATATTAAAAAGGGCAATAGAATCAAACTTTATATCTTATGAGTTTTATAATCCTAGAGATTTTACTACAAATAAACATTTAAAAGTAGATAAACAAATGATTGGTGGTGGAGCTGGAATGCTAATGACTCCTCAACCACTTTTTGATTGTTTAGATGAAATTAAAAGAAAAAATCCTAATGCTTATATTATATTTCCCCTTGCTGCTGCAAAACCTTTTAAGCAAAACGATGCAAAAAGATTAGCAAAAAAAGAAAATATAGTTTTTGTTTCAGGAAGATACGAAGGTATTGATGAAAGAGTTATTGAAAAGTATGCAAATGAAGTATTTTCAATTGGAGAGTTTATTTTAACTGGTGGAGAACTACCATCTTTAGTTATGGCTGATGCAATTTCAAGAAATGTTAATGGAGTCCTTGGTAATGCCGATTCTTTAGTTGAAGAGAGTTACGAAAATAATCTTTTAGAAGCACCTTCTTTTACTAAACCAGAAAATTTTCAAAATTTAAGCGTCGTTAAAGAATTCTTAAAGGGAAACCATAGTAAAATTGCCACCTTAAAATATAACTTGGCTATGTGCAAGACAAAATACTTTAGACCAAGTTTAGTAAAAAATAAAAAAACAAAATAA